The DNA region ATTGGATAATCTCTTAGTTTTTGCTCTTTCGACATGCGTTTTCAAAATATGAGCCGCGTAACTTCGATTATAACCCGTTGTTTGAATGAACTCATCCAATATCTTTGTTTTATCCTTCTTAGATGCTCTCACATAACGCTTATGCAAGATATTCACCAGCTTTTTTCTCTCATTCATTTTCAGCTCTTTCATCTTCTCACCCACTTTGAAATTGATAAGGTGTTTGAGAAGATTATCCGTCATTCATTCATGATTTCGTGTAGATTTTTATTTTGACTCATCGACTCGATTTCATGTAGATTTTTTATGAGTCAATTCGCCATCTTGAATCCTGCCATTTTTTATGATATACTACCTCAGAGCTCGGGATGAACTCGGGTACGAAGAGTAAGATTTCCGGCCGAACGGAGAGATGGCCGAGTGGTCGAAGGCGCTTGCCTGCTAAGCAAGTGTGGGATTTTCCCACCGTGGGTTCGAATCCCACTCTCTCCGCCATTTAGTTGTGCCCGTAGCTCAGCTGGATAGAGCGATAGACTGCGGATCTATAGGCCGGGAGTTCAAATCTCCCCGGGCACGCCAGGTGTTGTTTTATGTTGAAATTAAAACTTGATGCTTTGAAACACGAGAAAACCTTCCGTATAGAGGAATCTCTTGATTGGAAGAATTTGGAACTGAACGGTGAGTCTTACCCTTATTTCAAACCAGTTGCCGTTAAAATAGAGGCAACTTTTTCGCGTGGTAGGATAGATGTTAAGGGAAGCGTGAACACAGGGATAATTCATCCATGCGATAGGTGTTTGGGGCCAGTTTATCTTGAGATAAACGGGAAAGTGGATGCGTTGTATCTTCCAGAAGACAAAAAAACGAAGTACGTGGAAAAGAGCGTAGAATTAACCGATCTGGACAACACGTTTTATTACAATCCAAACGATGAACTCATCGATCTAGAAGACAGGGTGATAGAAGCTATTGTTATAGAAGTACCGATAAAGGTTTTGTGTAGTGAGGATTGCAAAGGGTTATGTTCGTATTGTGGGATAAATCTCAACAAACATCCAGATCATGTTTGTCCGCATCTCGAGAAGAAAGAATCGCCGTTTGCAATATTGAAAGAGAAGTTCAAATAAAAAAGAAGACGAAAATGTGAAGGGAGAGTTTACAAATGGCAGTACCTAAGAAGAAACCATCAAAGGCCAGAACAAGCAGAAGAAGGGCCACATATTACAAATCCATAAAGGTTGCAACGGTTGAATGTCCAAATTGTGGAGAACCAATGCTGCCTCATCACGTGTGCCTTAACTGTGGTTACTACAACGGCAAGCAAGTGCTGGAAGTCAAGGAGTGATCTTTTCATTTGGCAAGGATAGCACTCGATGCATTTGGAAGTGATAACGCTCCCTACGAAGAGACGCAGGGAGCGCTTTTGTTCGTAAAAAAGACAAACCATACCGTTATCCTCGTCGGGGATGAAGAAAAGCTTAAAACACTTGTCCCTGAGGGAACAGAGAGAGTGGAAATCTTTCATGCGCCGAAGCGTTTTGGAATGTCACAAAAGCCAACAGAAATACTTCGCATGAAAGACAGTTCCCTTGCGGCAAGCGCACAGCTCGTCAAGGAAGGAAAAGCGGATGGCTTTGTCAGCGCCGGTAACACGGGCGCAATTCTTGTGTGTGGAACGTTCATAGTTGGAAGAATTAAAGGTGTTGAAAGACCTGCCATAGCCACCACCATTCCATCTGTTAAGGGCGGAACCGTTCTCATAGACTCTGGAGCAAATGCCAGCCTTAAACCTCAAAATTACCCTCAAATTGCCGTTATGGGATTGGCGTATGCAAAAGCCGTTTTGGGAAGAAAAGATCCAAAGTGTGGCCTCTTGAATGTTGGCAGTGAACCTGAAAAGGGGAATGATACGGTTAAAGAGGCTTACGCATTCATGAAAGAAAAGTTGGGAGATGCTTTCGTTGGCAACGTTGAGGGAAGAGATATATGCATGGGAGACGTTGACGTTGTGGTAAGCGATGGATTCAGCGGAAATATTGCCCTTAAAACGCTTGAAGGTGTTGGCGCCTTCTTTTCAAAAAGCTTGAAGGATTCAATCAAAAAATCGAACATCTTTCAAAAGATAGGCGCTTTGATGATGAAAGGAACTTTCAACTCTTTCAAAGAAAGCTTTGATTACAGAAAGTACGGCGGTGCTTTTCTTCTAGGAGTTAACGGAACGGTGGTGAAAGCTCACGGATCTTCCGATGAAGTGGCGATATACAACGCGTTAAGGGTAGCCTCCCAAGGCGTGAAAAACCATATTTTAGACAGGATAAATGAGGGGATATGAATGTGCGGCATATATGGTTTTATAGGTGAGGGAAAGGTAGAGGAACTTATAAACGGACTGAAAAAATTGGAATATCGTGGTTATGATTCGGCTGGCATCGCATTTGCAAAAGATGGGACGTTGGTGGTCGAAAAGCACACCGGGAAAGTTGATGAATTGCGGGATTTCATCTCCAACGATTTGAAAGATAAAATAAGGGCCGGCATAGCTCACACTAGATGGGCAACGCATGGGGTTCCGAATGATGTGAATGCCCATCCACAAACGGATTGTACTAACAAGATAGCGGTTGTTCACAACGGCATAATAGAAAATTTTTCAGCACTGAGAGCTCAATTGCAGGCGGAAGGGCACAAGTTCACTTCGCAGACCGATACGGAAGTTGTTGCCCATTTGGTGGAAAAGTACTTTGAAGGCGATCTCCTGGAAGCGGTTAGAAAGGCCATTCTTGATTTGGAAGGCACATACGCTATAGGAGTTTTACATGCAGATGTTGAGGATGAGATAATATTCGCACGAAAGAAGAGCCCACTTGTTCTCACCGCAGATGGAGAAAGGAGCTTTTGTGCGTCTGATGTAACTCCACTGTTGTCCAAAAATCGTGAAGTTGTCTTTTTGGAAGATGGGCAAATTGCACGTTTAAAAGCTGGAACTTTTGAGATATTCGAGTCCTCTGGGAAAAAAGTGCAGCCAACGTCAAAGTACATTGAGTGGAGCGAGAAAGACGCCGAAAAAGGTGGATACAAACATTTCATGCTCAAAGAAATACACGAAGAACCGCGAGTTTTGTCAGATGCCCTTGTTGGCAGAATAAAAGATGATGAAGTGTATCTGAAAGAACTCGAAGGATGGGAAGATTATTTAAAAAGCGTTGACAAGATAAACGTTATCGCGTGTGGCACCAGTTATCACGCTGGTTTGGTTTTCAAATATTTCTTTGAAAGCTTGCGACCATTCAACATAGAAGTTGAGGTTTCCTCTGAGTATAGATACAGGAACGTTCTGATAGATGACAAAACCCTTACCGTCGCGATAAGCCAGTCTGGCGAAACGGCCGATACGCTTGAAAGCGTACGGTTGGTAAAATCTCGCGGGGGGAAAGTGCTTGCCATTTCGAACGTTGTAGGCTCCACTTTGACACGCGAAGCCGATAAGACTATATACATAAACGCCGGGCCGGAGATAAGCGTTGCGTCTACAAAGGCTTACATAGGACAGCTTGTTGTGCTTTACCTGCTGGCACTTTATCTTGAAAAGATAAACGGACATGATCATAAAGAGATAGTGCAAAATGTTTCGAAATTGCCGCAATTGGCGGACAATTTCATAATCTCTTCAGCGGATAAGATAGAGAATGCGGCTGAAAAATACGTTGGTTATTCAAATTTCATGTATATAGGAAGGGGAATAAATTTCCCGTCCGCTTTAGAAGGGGCTTTAAAGCTTAAAGAGATAAGCTATACCAACGCTGTAGGATACCAGGCTGGAGAGTTAAAGCATGGGCCGATAGCGCTACTTGACGAGAAATTTCCGGTAATGGCAATAGCGGTAGACGATAAATTGAGAGAAAAGATGATTTCAAATATTCTTGAAACGAAAGCGAGAAATGCGCATGTCGTTGCGATTCTTACCAAAGGTGATGAGAGTACGGCGAAGATAGTGGATGATGCCATATTTTTGCCG from Mesoaciditoga lauensis cd-1655R = DSM 25116 includes:
- the rpmF gene encoding 50S ribosomal protein L32 → MAVPKKKPSKARTSRRRATYYKSIKVATVECPNCGEPMLPHHVCLNCGYYNGKQVLEVKE
- a CDS encoding YceD family protein — translated: MLKLKLDALKHEKTFRIEESLDWKNLELNGESYPYFKPVAVKIEATFSRGRIDVKGSVNTGIIHPCDRCLGPVYLEINGKVDALYLPEDKKTKYVEKSVELTDLDNTFYYNPNDELIDLEDRVIEAIVIEVPIKVLCSEDCKGLCSYCGINLNKHPDHVCPHLEKKESPFAILKEKFK
- the glmS gene encoding glutamine--fructose-6-phosphate transaminase (isomerizing), which encodes MCGIYGFIGEGKVEELINGLKKLEYRGYDSAGIAFAKDGTLVVEKHTGKVDELRDFISNDLKDKIRAGIAHTRWATHGVPNDVNAHPQTDCTNKIAVVHNGIIENFSALRAQLQAEGHKFTSQTDTEVVAHLVEKYFEGDLLEAVRKAILDLEGTYAIGVLHADVEDEIIFARKKSPLVLTADGERSFCASDVTPLLSKNREVVFLEDGQIARLKAGTFEIFESSGKKVQPTSKYIEWSEKDAEKGGYKHFMLKEIHEEPRVLSDALVGRIKDDEVYLKELEGWEDYLKSVDKINVIACGTSYHAGLVFKYFFESLRPFNIEVEVSSEYRYRNVLIDDKTLTVAISQSGETADTLESVRLVKSRGGKVLAISNVVGSTLTREADKTIYINAGPEISVASTKAYIGQLVVLYLLALYLEKINGHDHKEIVQNVSKLPQLADNFIISSADKIENAAEKYVGYSNFMYIGRGINFPSALEGALKLKEISYTNAVGYQAGELKHGPIALLDEKFPVMAIAVDDKLREKMISNILETKARNAHVVAILTKGDESTAKIVDDAIFLPQLPDYLYPFLIGTTFQLFAYHVANGRNLNIDMPRNLAKSVTVE
- the plsX gene encoding phosphate acyltransferase PlsX — its product is MARIALDAFGSDNAPYEETQGALLFVKKTNHTVILVGDEEKLKTLVPEGTERVEIFHAPKRFGMSQKPTEILRMKDSSLAASAQLVKEGKADGFVSAGNTGAILVCGTFIVGRIKGVERPAIATTIPSVKGGTVLIDSGANASLKPQNYPQIAVMGLAYAKAVLGRKDPKCGLLNVGSEPEKGNDTVKEAYAFMKEKLGDAFVGNVEGRDICMGDVDVVVSDGFSGNIALKTLEGVGAFFSKSLKDSIKKSNIFQKIGALMMKGTFNSFKESFDYRKYGGAFLLGVNGTVVKAHGSSDEVAIYNALRVASQGVKNHILDRINEGI